One part of the Culicoidibacter larvae genome encodes these proteins:
- a CDS encoding ABC transporter ATP-binding protein, producing the protein MIEIKSVSKNYGGVAVVNDVSLTVMENAVTSFIGPNGAGKSTLLGIISRLISKDAGEVIIDGKELQHWHTNELAQTLAILKQNNVINIRLKVRELVSFGRFPYSKGKLTEVDEQAIDQAMKYMELDAISDRYLDELSGGQCQRAYIAMVIAQDTKYIILDEPLNNLDMKHAVQMMQALRSLAKEMGKTVLIVLHDINFASSYSDQIVVLKNGILTYQGGVSEIISSKILEETYELPVRVETVEGKRICIYY; encoded by the coding sequence ATGATTGAAATTAAATCGGTCAGCAAGAACTATGGTGGTGTTGCTGTTGTCAATGATGTCAGCTTGACGGTCATGGAAAATGCAGTGACTTCATTTATAGGTCCAAATGGTGCCGGAAAAAGTACACTGCTGGGAATCATCAGCAGGCTTATTTCAAAAGATGCCGGCGAAGTGATTATTGATGGCAAGGAACTGCAACATTGGCACACCAATGAATTAGCACAAACACTGGCAATTTTGAAGCAAAATAACGTTATTAATATACGTCTAAAAGTACGTGAATTAGTCAGCTTCGGCAGATTTCCATACTCCAAAGGGAAGCTGACGGAAGTGGATGAGCAGGCTATTGATCAGGCGATGAAATATATGGAACTGGACGCTATCAGTGATAGATATTTAGACGAACTCAGTGGCGGGCAATGCCAGCGCGCGTATATCGCGATGGTCATTGCCCAAGACACGAAATATATAATATTGGATGAACCATTAAACAATCTCGATATGAAGCATGCAGTGCAGATGATGCAAGCGCTGCGCAGCTTAGCCAAAGAGATGGGCAAAACAGTTCTCATTGTTTTGCATGATATCAATTTTGCCTCAAGCTATTCAGATCAGATTGTCGTCTTAAAGAATGGAATTTTAACATATCAGGGAGGTGTTAGCGAGATAATTAGCAGCAAGATACTGGAAGAAACGTATGAATTGCCGGTGCGCGTGGAAACGGTCGAAGGCAAGCGAATTTGTATATATTATTAG